One part of the Gammaproteobacteria bacterium genome encodes these proteins:
- the clpP gene encoding ATP-dependent Clp endopeptidase proteolytic subunit ClpP, translating to MKNILGLTSQSESIVTSASGLVPMVVEQTARGERAFDIYSRLLKERVIFIVGPIEDHMANLIVAQLLFLESENPDKDIHVYINSPGGVVTAGLSIYDTMQFIKPDVSTICMGQAASMGAVLLAAGAAGKRYCLPHSRVMIHQVLGGVQGQATDIDIHAREILKIRDRLNQILAKHTGQNIETIAEDTERDNFMDAEMAKSYGLIDDILAAREHPNSTD from the coding sequence ATGAAAAACATTTTAGGTTTAACTTCTCAATCCGAATCAATCGTAACTTCCGCCAGTGGCCTCGTGCCTATGGTGGTTGAACAAACTGCCCGCGGTGAACGGGCATTTGATATTTATTCGCGTTTGTTGAAAGAGCGCGTGATCTTCATCGTCGGTCCTATTGAAGACCACATGGCGAATCTGATTGTTGCTCAATTACTTTTCCTGGAATCGGAAAACCCGGATAAAGACATTCATGTTTACATCAATTCACCCGGCGGCGTGGTTACAGCCGGATTGTCGATCTACGACACCATGCAATTCATCAAGCCGGATGTCAGTACAATTTGTATGGGGCAGGCGGCGAGCATGGGTGCGGTGTTACTCGCGGCGGGAGCTGCTGGCAAGCGCTATTGTTTACCGCACTCCCGGGTGATGATCCATCAGGTTCTTGGCGGGGTCCAGGGCCAGGCAACGGATATCGACATTCACGCGCGTGAGATCCTCAAAATTCGTGATCGCCTGAATCAGATATTGGCAAAACACACGGGTCAAAACATCGAAACCATCGCTGAAGACACCGAACGCGATAATTTCATGGACGCGGAAATGGCCAAATCCTATGGGCTGATCGATGACATTCTGGCCGCACGCGAACACCCGAACTCGACGGATTGA
- the tig gene encoding trigger factor, with the protein MANELQVSLQSSEGLKRTLRVEIPAEQIDGEITKRLKQVGKKAKLKGFRPGKAPLNVIRQNYGSEVRNEVLGDMMQKTYAQAISQEQIQPAGNPNIKADEHKEGNAFAYTAEVEVYPEISLQGLDSLSIEKPVAKITDQDVDLIIDNMRHQKANWETANRKARENDRVTIDFEGSIDGEAFPGGKAESTPVILGEGRMLPDFEKGLVGIKAGEVRNIDVNFPEDYHAEDLKGKKAVFEISAEVVEEKVLPEIDTEFCQAFGVESGDIDELRTEVRANMQKELDGVIEAKTKDNAMTALLEANPLDVPQALVGQEIHSLQHDMQRRMGLPDDHSYHPPAEQFIDEATRRVRLGLLIGEYVKQEELKVEKQEIEQQLDKMTDGYEDAETMKNAYRGNQQAMQQLNMMALEAKVVENLLTKATVTEQANDFQTLMEVKPLA; encoded by the coding sequence ATGGCAAACGAATTACAAGTTTCTCTGCAAAGCTCAGAAGGCCTTAAGCGCACACTGCGAGTCGAGATTCCGGCAGAACAGATCGATGGCGAGATCACCAAACGTCTCAAGCAAGTGGGCAAAAAAGCCAAACTAAAAGGTTTTCGTCCGGGCAAAGCACCCTTAAATGTTATTCGCCAAAACTACGGTAGTGAAGTGCGTAACGAAGTTCTGGGCGACATGATGCAAAAAACTTACGCCCAGGCCATTAGCCAAGAGCAGATCCAACCGGCTGGCAACCCGAATATCAAGGCCGACGAACACAAAGAAGGTAATGCGTTTGCCTACACGGCAGAAGTCGAGGTGTATCCCGAGATCAGCTTGCAAGGCCTGGACTCACTGAGTATTGAAAAACCGGTTGCCAAGATCACCGACCAGGACGTTGACCTGATCATCGACAATATGCGTCACCAAAAAGCCAACTGGGAAACCGCCAATCGTAAAGCTCGCGAGAATGACCGTGTCACCATCGATTTTGAAGGCAGCATCGATGGCGAAGCGTTCCCCGGAGGCAAAGCTGAAAGCACACCGGTGATCCTGGGTGAAGGCCGCATGTTGCCGGATTTTGAAAAAGGTCTGGTTGGCATCAAGGCCGGAGAAGTTCGCAATATCGATGTGAACTTTCCCGAGGATTATCACGCCGAAGACCTGAAAGGCAAAAAAGCCGTATTCGAAATATCGGCTGAAGTGGTCGAAGAAAAAGTATTGCCCGAAATTGATACAGAATTCTGTCAAGCCTTCGGGGTTGAATCGGGCGACATTGACGAACTGCGCACAGAAGTTCGTGCCAATATGCAAAAAGAGCTGGACGGGGTGATCGAGGCTAAAACCAAAGATAACGCCATGACCGCTTTGCTTGAGGCCAATCCGCTGGACGTGCCACAAGCTTTGGTGGGCCAGGAAATTCACTCATTGCAACACGACATGCAACGCCGCATGGGGCTGCCAGACGATCACAGTTATCACCCGCCGGCTGAACAGTTTATTGATGAAGCCACGCGTCGCGTACGCCTGGGTTTGTTGATTGGTGAATACGTCAAGCAAGAAGAACTTAAAGTCGAAAAACAAGAGATCGAGCAACAACTGGATAAAATGACGGACGGTTACGAAGACGCGGAAACCATGAAAAATGCCTACCGCGGTAATCAGCAAGCCATGCAGCAGTTAAACATGATGGCGCTGGAAGCCAAAGTGGTCGAGAACCTCCTGACCAAGGCCACTGTTACCGAACAGGCCAATGATTTCCAGACCTTGATGGAAGTGAAGCCGCTGGCCTAA